The following are from one region of the Juglans regia cultivar Chandler chromosome 10, Walnut 2.0, whole genome shotgun sequence genome:
- the LOC109002596 gene encoding translation factor GUF1 homolog, mitochondrial has translation MVSLSRASKTLTPLKYLSLAHTPSKYGPFSSIFKDNPLCTRLNNKHFGLSHGFTSQSRQNSEENAIDLSQYPSERIRNFSIIAHVDHGKSTLADRLLELTGTIKRGHGQPQYLDKLQVERERGITVKAQTATMFYNHNFHGTNASDMQDQASFLLNLIDTPGHVDFSYEVSRSLAACQGVLLVVDAAQGVQAQTVANFYLAFESNLTIIPVINKIDQPTADPERVKAQLKSMFDLDPIDALLTSAKTGQGLEQVLPAVIERIPPPPGKSTSPLRMLLLDSYYDEYKGVICHVAVVDGMLHKGDKISSVATGQAYEVLDVGIMHPELTPTGVLHTGQVGYVVSGMRSTKEARVGDTLYYSRSIVEPLAGFKPAKHMVFSGLYPADGSDFEALNHAIERLTCNDASVSISKESSTALGLGFRCGFLGLLHMDVFHQRLEQEYGAHVISTVPTVPYIFEFSDESKVEVQNPAALPSNSKLRVTACWEPTVLATIIIPSEYVGAVITLCSERRGQQLEYTFIDSQRAFMKYRLPLREIVVDFYNELKSITSGYASFDYEDADYQQSDLVKLDILLNGQPVDAMATIVHTLKAQRVGRELVDKLKKFIDRQMFEITIQAAIGSKIIARETITALRKNVLAKCYGGDVTRKRKLLEKQKEGKKRMKRIGSVDIPQEAFHELLKVS, from the exons ATGGTTTCTCTGAGCAGAGCTTCAAAGACCCTAACGCCACTCAAATACCTATCTCTGGCACATACTCCCTCTAAATATGGCCCATTTTCATCGATATTCAAAGACAACCCGTTATGCACCAGACTAAATAACAAGCATTTTGGTTTGAGCCATGGATTCACCTCTCAATCTCGCCAAAATAGCGAAGAGAATGCCATAGATTTGAGCCAGTACCCTTCCGAGAGGATCAGAAACTTTTCCATTATCGCGCACGTTGACCACGGCAAGTCTACGCTCGCTGACCGGCTTTTGGAGCTCACTGGGACCATTAAGAGGGGCCATGGTCAGCCTCAGTACCTCGACAAGTTGCAG GTAGAGAGAGAACGGGGAATTACGGTAAAAGCTCAGACAGCAACCATGTTTTACAATCACAATTTTCATGGTACCAACGCAAGTGATATGCAAGACCAAGCAAGTTTTCTACTAAATCTGATAGACACACCAGGTCATGTGGATTTCAGCTATGAAGTATCAAGATCCCTAGCAGCTTGCCAGGGTGTTCTTTTGGTTGTTGATGCTGCGCAAGGTGTTCAAGCGCAAACTGTTGCTAACTTTTATCTTGCCTTTGAATCCAACCTGACAATAATACCTGTCATAAATAAGATTGACCAGCCAACTGCCGATCCTGAACGGGTTAAAGCTCAGCTGAAATCAATGTTTGATCTTGACCCTATAGATGCTCTTTTAACATCTGCTAAAACGGGGCAGGGTCTGGAGCAAGTCCTTCCAGCAGTTATAGAGCGCATTCCTCCTCCTCCTGGGAAGAGTACTTCACCTTTGCGTATGCTTTTATTGGATTCGTATTATGATGAATACAAAGGAGTAATATGCCATGTTGCAGTTGTTGATGGTATGCTGCATAAGGGGGATAAGATTTCATCTGTAGCAACTGGCCAAGCTTATGAAGTTTTGGATGTTGGGATCATGCATCCTGAACTCACCCCCACTGGAGTCCTTCATACTGGACAAGTGGGATATGTTGTGAGTGGAATGCGTTCAACCAAAGAGGCTCGTGTTGGAGACACTCTTTATTATAGTCGAAGCATTGTAGAGCCACTTGCag GATTCAAGCCTGCAAAACATATGGTCTTCTCTGGTCTTTATCCGGCTGATGGATCTGATTTTGAAGCGCTCAATCATGCAATAGAGAGACTGACATGCAATGATGCTAGCGTCTCCATTTCCAAAGAGAGTAGCACTGCACTAGGTCTGGGTTTTAG GTGTGGTTTCTTAGGCTTACTTCACATGGATGTTTTCCATCAGCGGCTTGAACAG GAGTATGGAGCTCATGTTATTTCTACTGTTCCAACTGTTCCttatatttttgagttttctgATGAAAG CAAGGTTGAAGTACAGAATCCTGCTGCATTGCCCTCGAATTCCAAGCTACGTGTTACAGCTTGTTGGGAACCTACTGTACTAGCTACAATTATCATTCCTAGTGA GTATGTGGGGGCTGTTATTACCCTATGTTCTGAGAGGAGAGGGCAGCAGTTGGAGTACACATTCATTGATAG TCAGCGGGCATTTATGAAGTATCGCTTGCCTTTGAGGGAAATTGTTGTTGACTTTTACAATGAACTGAAAAGTATAACATCAGGATATGCATCGTTTGATTATGAGGACGCTGA TTATCAACAATCTGATCTGGTGAAACTCGATATCCTCTTGAATGGACAACCAGTTGATGCAATGGCAACCATTGTTCACACCTTGAAGGCACAACGTGTTGGTCGTGAACTGGTTGATAAACTGAAAAAATTCATAGACAG GCAAATGTTTGAGATAACAATACAAGCTGCAATTGGATCAAAGATCATTGCAAGGGAGAC GATTACGGCTTTGAGAAAGAATGTTCTCGCGAAGTGTTATGGTGGGGACGTTACTCGGAAGAGGAAGTTGTTGGAAAAGcaaaaggaaggaaagaagCGAATGAAGCGCATTGGTTCTGTTGATATACCTCAAGAGGCATTTCATGAACTACTGAAGGTTTCATGA
- the LOC109002574 gene encoding probable WRKY transcription factor 72 has protein sequence MISQDHQAAARQNIELESAKAEMGEVKEENERLKMMLDKIEKDYQSLQLCFFDIIKQEASKRCTESAPSHEQIDQESDQLVSLCLGRSTPSHELKRDEKGCNNPCNSKTIKDLEWKYNHNIGWESTEQLASSDPSSKEPNKQIVEAGDTWLPSKTLKTMRNGDDEISQQTHVKRARVSVRARCDTPTMNDGCHWRKYGQKISRGNPCPRAYYRCAVALECPVRKQVQRCAEDMSILITTYEGTHNHPLPMSATAMASATSAAASMLLSGSSISEPGLGSTTTTIAAPILNAFNLNLLDNSGAKRFYVPNSSLTTPLFPTVTLDLTAPPSPPHTLFNRSSSSFVSNPRFLSRSLSFSSSEPTIPTGWDSGYHGYTAVPYNKTHTGFLNPGKQSQHFYQSYLEKNHQASSQESITETLTKAIASDPTFRSAIASTISSMVGGGATHDNQGGVERLCQKPKWGEPVQAVYPDPSAQNGKACQTSYFNRFSLPLSVSKSTSASSPTIEDQMNRQV, from the exons ATGATCAGCCAAGATCATCAGGCCGCCGCTAGACAG aacATTGAACTTGAATCTGCCAAAGCTGAAATGGGAGAGgtcaaagaagaaaatgaaagattaaAAATGATGTTAGATAAAATAGAGAAGGATTATCAATCTCTACAATTGTGTTTCTTTGATATCATTAAACAAGAAGCTTCGAAGAGATGTACAGAGTCAGCTCCCTCACATGAACAAATTGATCAAGAATCTGATCAATTAGTATCTCTTTGTCTCGGAAGAAGTACTCCAAGTCATGAGCTGAAAAGAGACGAGAAAGGTTGCAACAACCCTTGTAATAGCAAGACTATTAAAGATTTAGAATGGAAGTACAACCATAATATTGGATGGGAGTCTACGGAGCAGCTTGCTTCTTCTGATCCAAGCTCAAAAGAGCCAAATAAACAAATTGTAGAAGCTGGAGACACATGGCTACCAAGTAAAACTCTAAAAACAATGAGAAATGGAGATGACGAAATTTCACAACAAACCCATGTGAAGAGAGCTAGGGTTTCTGTGAGAGCTAGATGTGACACTCCAACG ATGAATGATGGATGCCATTGGAGGAAATATGGACAGAAAATATCGAGAGGAAACCCATGCCCTCGAGCATACTATCGTTGCGCAGTTGCACTTGAATGCCCAGTAAGAAAACAG GTACAAAGATGTGCCGAGGACATGTCCATCTTGATCACCACCTATGAAGGAACCCACAACCACCCTCTTCCAATGTCAGCCACAGCTATGGCTTCCGCCACTTCGGCTGCCGCTTCTATGCTATTATCTGGCTCATCTATATCTGAACCTGGCCTCGGTTCAACAACCACTACGATTGCTGCTCCTATACTCAATGCATTTAATCTAAATCTCTTGGATAACTCGGGAGCAAAACGATTTTACGTGCCCAACTCTTCTTTAACGACGCCCcttttcccaaccgtcactctGGACCTCACTGCCCCTCCATCTCCTCCACATACTCTTTTTAATAGATCATCTTCAAGCTTTGTTTCAAACCCAAGATTTCTTTCAAGAAGTCTTAGCTTCTCATCCTCAGAACCCACCATACCAACGGGTTGGGACAGTGGATACCATGGTTATACCGCAGTACCCTACAACAAAACCCACACCGGATTCCTAAATCCAGGAAAACAATCCCAACATTTCTACCAATCTTATTTGGAAAAGAACCACCAAGCTTCCTCTCAAGAGTCCATAACTGAAACCTTAACCAAAGCAATTGCGTCAGACCCAACTTTCAGGTCCGCAATTGCATCCACAATTTCATCAATGGTAGGAGGTGGTGCAACCCATGATAACCAAGGTGGAGTAGAGAGATTATGCCAAAAGCCGAAGTGGGGTGAGCCAGTTCAGGCCGTTTATCCTGATCCATCAGCTCAAAATGGGAAAGCATGCCAAACAAGCTACTTCAACAGATTTTCATTGCCATTATCCGTCTCCAAGAGTACTTCTGCATCTTCTCCCACTATTGAGGATCAAATGAACCGACAAGTCTAA
- the LOC118349579 gene encoding serine carboxypeptidase-like 45 yields MNLVPLVSDILKAGIPILLYSGDQDSKIPLTQTRIIANNLAKDLKLVPFTKYGPWYDKKQVGGWSQSFGGLKDGKNVTYLTYATVRGAAHEVPFTSPSQALILFRSFLKGVPLPRPSE; encoded by the exons ATGAACCTTGTACCCCTCGTCTCAGACATTCTAAAGGCGGGCATTCCCATCTTGCTTTACAG TGGCGACCAAGATTCGAAAATTCCTCTCACTCAAACAAGAATAATTGCCAACAATCTGGCCAAGGATTTGAAGCTAGTCCCTTTCACAAAGTACGGTCCTTGGTATGACAAGAAGCAG GTGGGAGGATGGTCGCAATCATTTGGTGGGTTAAAGGACGGGAAGAACGTGACCTATCTCACATATGCAACGGTCAGGGGTGCTGCCCATGAGGTCCCCTTCACATCTCCTTCACAGGCCCTCATTCTGTTTCGTTCTTTTCTAAAGGGAGTCCCTCTTCCCAGGCCCAGTGAATGA
- the LOC109002573 gene encoding serine carboxypeptidase-like 45 produces MEIIQKKLKCPVGINKVNDLSMSRRIGEFGSSADVVTALPGQPENVSFKQYSGYITTDAQHGRALFYYFVEAESANPFSHPLTLWLNGGPGCSSLGFGAFMEHGPFQPGDNGLLVKNEYSWNLESNMLYVESPIGVGFSYSNTSSDYVIWNDTQTAEDNLRFIINWLEEFPNYKDSEFFLTGESYAGHYIPQLAALLMEYNRNPNIKPIKLKSIALGNPLLDIDISVQAGDYLWAHGAISDETLMLEKTVCNDSKYLREYVHDQWSQGCNDVFNRVSDEISEDVATDDLLLPKCLSSTSAEQFRITGKHAGKTHAAVYMHSGL; encoded by the exons ATGGAAATTATtcagaaaaagttgaaatgccCTGTGGGAATTAATAAGGTCAATGATCTGAGCATGTCTCGTCGGATAGGAGAATTTGG GTCTTCTGCAGATGTGGTAACGGCCCTGCCTGGACAGCCCGAAAATGTTTCTTTTAAGCAGTATTCTGGTTACATTACCACGGATGCTCAGCATGGCCGAGCTCTATTCTATTACTTTGTCGAAGCTGAATCAGCTAACCCATTTTCACACCCCTTGACCTTGTGGCTCAATGGAG GTCCCGGTTGTTCTTCGCTTGGTTTTGGCGCGTTTATGGAACACGGTCCCTTCCAACCAGGAGACAATGGACTTCTTGTTAAGAACGAATATTCATGGAACTTGG AGTCAAACATGTTGTATGTTGAGTCACCTATTGGGGTTGGATTTTCCTACTCTAACACCAGCTCCGATTACGTGATCTGGAACGATACTCAGACTG CCGAAGATAATTTGAGGTTTATAATAAACTGGCTGGAAGAATTCCCAAACTACAAAGACTCTGAGTTCTTCTTAACCGGTGAAAGCTATGCAG GGCACTACATCCCCCAGCTCGCAGCGTTGTTGATGGAGTACAACAGGAATCCCAATATCAAACCCATCAAGCTAAAATCCATTGCT CTTGGAAATCCACTCTTGGACATAGACATCAGCGTGCAGGCTGGAGACTACTTGTGGGCACATGGAGCAATATCTGATGAAACACTGATGCTGGAGAAGACGGTCTGCAATGACTCAAAGTATCTTCGGGAATACGTCCACGATCAATGGTCTCAAGGATGCAACGATGTGTTTAATAGAGTTTCAGACGAAATCAGCGAGGACGTTGCTACTGATGACCTACTCTTGCCTAAATGTTTGTCGTCAACCTCGGCCGAGCAATTTAGGATCACGGGGAAGCATGCAGGGAAAACTCATGCAGCGGTATATATGCACAGTGGTTTATGA
- the LOC109002595 gene encoding plant cysteine oxidase 2-like, which yields MGIETTRTNRKGNKEFRELPKATDTTSKSKPRKSRRRQKKMSPVQMLFETCKEVFANSGTGIVPSTEDIERLRAVLDKMKPEDVGLSPEMLYFRTQEARRTPAITYLHLYESEKFSMGIFCLPPNGVIPLHNHPGMTVFSKLLFGTMHIKSYDWVVDAPNDTSANENSLEITAPAVRLAKVKVDSDFTAPCNASILYPADGGNMHCFTAVTACAVLDVLGPPYSPPDSDPDGRHCTYFREFPLTSVSVDGVSVPEEEREGHAWLQELDQPEDLEVVGALYIGPEIVDK from the exons ATGGGGATTGAGACGACTCGAACCAATCGAAAGGGAAATAAGGAGTTCCGTGAATTACCCAAGGCCACAGACACGACTTCGAAAAGCAAGCCGAGGAAGAGCCGGCGACGTCAGAAGAAGATGTCGCCGGTTCAGATGCTATTCGAGACTTGCAAGGAAGTGTTTGCCAATAGCGGGACCGGGATTGTGCCATCCACTGAAGATATTGAACGGCTACGAGCTGTTTTGG ATAAAATGAAACCGGAGGATGTTGGCCTCAGTCCCGAGATGCTGTATTTCCGGACACAGGAGGCTCGTAGAACCCCGGCAATAACATACTTGCACCTCTATGAGAGTGAGAAATTCTCG ATGGGGATCTTTTGCTTGCCACCAAATGGTGTTATTCCACTTCATAATCACCCCGGCATGACGGTTTTCAGTAAGCTTCTATTTGGGACCATGCACATCAAATCATATGACTGGGTGGTTGATGCCCCTAATGACACATCCGCCAATGAGAATTCTTTAGAAA TCACAGCTCCTGCTGTTCGTTTGGCTAAGGTTAAGGTTGACTCCGACTTTACCGCTCCTTGCAACGCCTCTATCCTTTACCCAGCTGATGGAGGCAACATGCATTGCTTCACAGCAGTGACAGCATGTGCTGTGCTAGATGTGCTTGGCCCTCCATATTCTCCTCCAGATTCTGATCCTGATGGCCGGCATTGCACATACTTCCGTGAATTTCCTCTCACCAGTGTATCAG TTGATGGGGTATCGGTGCCTGAAGAGGAGAGGGAAGGTCATGCATGGCTTCAAGAGCTGGATCAACCTGAGGACTTAGAGGTAGTTGGGGCATTGTACATAGGCCCAGAGATTGTGGATAAATGA